A window of Chitinophagales bacterium contains these coding sequences:
- the obgE gene encoding GTPase ObgE, whose amino-acid sequence MSFVDQIRIFCKTGHGGAGSRHFARTKFNPKAGPDGGDGGRGGNIILRGNRNLWTLLHLRYQKNIAADDGDNGLKNNMTGRDGKDIIIEVPLGTIAFDETTGAKEIEILEDGQQEIWLKGGRGGLGNAHFATPTNQAPDYAQPGEPGVEGWKVLELKVLADVGLVGFPNAGKSTLLSVITAAKPKIADYAFTTLNPQLGIVEYRDGKSFCVADLPGIIEGAAEGKGLGHRFLRHIERNSILLFVIPADSKDHKEEFDILLNELKEFNPELLDKKMLLAITKSDMLDEELTQAIKKELPTTLPHVFISSLTGQGLTSLKDIMWQALTNDQ is encoded by the coding sequence ATGAGTTTTGTTGACCAGATACGCATCTTCTGTAAAACCGGCCATGGTGGCGCAGGCAGCCGGCATTTTGCCCGAACCAAATTTAACCCCAAGGCAGGTCCCGATGGCGGAGACGGAGGCCGGGGAGGGAATATCATTTTACGTGGAAACCGTAATCTCTGGACCCTTTTGCACCTTCGTTATCAAAAGAATATTGCCGCCGACGACGGGGACAATGGTTTGAAAAATAATATGACCGGCCGCGATGGAAAGGACATCATCATTGAAGTACCCCTGGGTACGATCGCTTTTGATGAAACAACCGGCGCGAAAGAGATCGAGATCCTGGAAGATGGTCAACAGGAAATATGGCTCAAAGGCGGTAGAGGTGGTTTGGGAAATGCGCATTTTGCCACCCCCACCAATCAGGCTCCTGATTATGCCCAACCGGGCGAACCCGGAGTGGAAGGCTGGAAGGTACTGGAGCTTAAAGTACTCGCGGATGTAGGTCTTGTGGGATTCCCCAATGCCGGTAAATCGACCCTGTTGTCCGTCATCACCGCAGCCAAACCCAAGATCGCCGATTATGCCTTTACAACCCTGAACCCGCAATTAGGTATTGTGGAATACCGTGATGGGAAAAGTTTCTGCGTTGCCGACCTTCCCGGAATCATTGAAGGGGCCGCAGAAGGAAAAGGACTTGGACATCGTTTTCTCCGGCATATTGAACGTAACTCCATCCTGCTCTTTGTGATACCCGCCGACAGCAAGGACCACAAGGAAGAATTTGACATCCTGCTGAATGAATTAAAGGAATTCAATCCCGAACTGCTCGATAAAAAAATGCTCCTGGCCATTACAAAAAGCGATATGCTTGATGAGGAACTGACCCAGGCCATTAAAAAAGAACTCCCCACTACCCTCCCCCATGTATTCATTTCTTCACTGACCGGGCAGGGACTTACCTCGCTCAAGGATATCATGTGGCAAGCACTGACCAATGATCAATAA
- a CDS encoding S46 family peptidase, giving the protein MKKFFLSFVLVVGLFLRSIADEGMWLPLLLGQQVYNDMVKRGLKLTKEQLYSINKASIKDAIVIFGGGCTGEIVSSQGLIFTNHHCGYDVIASSSTLEHNYLRDGFYAKNFGEEIPGGQLSVQFLLRIEDVTATVLDSLKGLKGAERAQAQTRVINALNAKYSDAANDIEARISPLFKGNQFLVFVYQRYRDVRLVGAPPESVGKFGGDTDNWEWPRHTGDFSVFRVYMSKEGKPASYSADNVPLKPKWFLPVSIKGIRDGDYAMIYGYPGGTNRYETSYGIKQKIDIDNPTLVNLRDIRLKFMFEEMKKDAAVKLQLASDYAGIANYWKFFDGESKQLIKYDVYGQKKKAEEAFIQWAKGKPEYESLMKDWEKAYADWRPYSKNRVFLIEGIMGSPLLAFASSLQQVEAALVTPGKTPADAKKAIEAASEQRAEFLKGENIPSDRNILAAVTMMYYQQVEKDQHPSGFYYNLKDKYGSLDDEATFKKYAADVIANTMILDDAKWKAFTENPNANALQSDPAYAQANAFVTNYTSKYLLKYRAFTTANAELGRLYLKGIMEMDPVKAKKMYPDATFTMRVSFGNVKSYRPRDAVFYDYVTTSKGLLEKYKAGDYEFDLPTRQIELLKKKDFGQYADPVRKDLVIGFITTNDITGGNSGSPVLDASGNLIGLAFDGNYEALSHKIAFDKDLNRTICVDVRYVLWCIDKLGGASHLIKELKLVK; this is encoded by the coding sequence ATGAAAAAATTCTTTCTATCGTTCGTATTAGTGGTCGGTCTCTTTCTTCGCTCCATAGCGGATGAAGGTATGTGGCTACCGCTGTTATTGGGTCAGCAAGTGTACAATGACATGGTGAAAAGAGGGTTGAAACTGACCAAAGAACAACTCTACAGCATCAATAAAGCTTCGATCAAAGATGCCATCGTGATCTTCGGGGGTGGATGTACGGGTGAGATCGTGAGTTCACAAGGATTGATCTTTACCAATCACCACTGCGGATATGATGTGATCGCTTCAAGCAGTACACTGGAACACAACTACCTGCGGGATGGCTTTTATGCAAAGAATTTTGGGGAAGAGATACCCGGCGGACAACTTTCCGTCCAGTTCCTGCTGCGTATTGAAGATGTAACTGCAACAGTACTTGATTCCCTGAAAGGATTGAAAGGCGCCGAACGTGCCCAGGCTCAAACCCGGGTGATCAATGCGCTGAATGCAAAATACTCCGATGCCGCCAATGATATTGAGGCCCGTATCAGTCCGCTTTTTAAAGGAAACCAGTTCCTGGTTTTTGTTTACCAGCGTTACCGTGATGTAAGACTGGTAGGCGCTCCACCGGAAAGTGTAGGAAAGTTTGGCGGTGATACCGACAACTGGGAATGGCCCCGACATACAGGCGACTTCTCTGTATTTCGTGTGTACATGAGCAAAGAAGGCAAGCCCGCTTCTTACAGCGCCGACAATGTTCCCCTGAAACCAAAATGGTTCCTGCCTGTTTCGATCAAAGGTATCCGTGATGGTGATTATGCCATGATCTATGGCTATCCCGGTGGTACCAACCGGTATGAAACCTCCTATGGCATCAAACAAAAGATCGATATTGACAACCCCACACTCGTGAACCTGCGTGACATTCGTCTCAAGTTCATGTTTGAGGAAATGAAAAAAGATGCTGCGGTTAAACTCCAGCTGGCTTCGGATTATGCCGGTATTGCGAACTACTGGAAATTCTTTGATGGCGAAAGCAAACAACTGATCAAGTACGATGTATATGGGCAAAAGAAAAAAGCCGAAGAAGCCTTTATCCAATGGGCCAAAGGAAAACCTGAATACGAAAGCCTGATGAAGGATTGGGAAAAGGCCTATGCCGACTGGCGGCCCTATTCCAAAAACCGGGTATTCCTGATCGAAGGCATCATGGGTTCGCCGCTGCTTGCGTTTGCATCAAGCCTGCAACAGGTAGAAGCCGCCCTGGTTACACCAGGTAAAACCCCGGCCGACGCCAAAAAAGCCATCGAAGCAGCTTCTGAACAAAGGGCTGAATTCCTCAAAGGAGAGAATATTCCATCCGACCGCAATATCCTCGCGGCCGTAACCATGATGTATTATCAACAAGTGGAAAAAGACCAGCACCCTTCCGGTTTTTATTATAACCTGAAGGATAAGTATGGATCCCTGGATGATGAGGCCACTTTTAAAAAATACGCGGCCGATGTAATTGCCAACACGATGATACTGGATGATGCCAAATGGAAGGCCTTTACCGAAAACCCAAATGCAAATGCCCTGCAAAGCGACCCGGCTTATGCCCAGGCCAATGCCTTTGTTACCAATTATACCAGCAAATACCTGCTAAAATACCGCGCCTTTACCACCGCCAATGCAGAATTAGGTCGTCTGTACCTGAAAGGCATCATGGAAATGGATCCGGTAAAAGCGAAAAAAATGTACCCCGACGCCACCTTCACCATGCGTGTCAGCTTTGGGAATGTGAAGTCATATCGCCCGCGTGATGCAGTGTTCTATGATTATGTAACCACTTCAAAAGGCTTATTGGAAAAATATAAGGCCGGTGATTATGAATTTGACCTGCCGACCAGACAGATCGAACTGCTCAAGAAAAAGGATTTTGGCCAATATGCCGACCCGGTACGCAAAGACCTGGTGATCGGTTTCATCACCACCAATGACATCACAGGTGGTAACTCCGGATCGCCCGTGCTGGATGCCAGTGGTAACCTGATCGGTCTGGCCTTTGATGGCAACTATGAGGCCCTGAGCCATAAGATCGCTTTTGATAAAGACCTGAACCGGACGATCTGCGTAGATGTACGCTATGTGCTCTGGTGTATTGATAAATTAGGAGGCGCAAGCCACCTGATCAAGGAATTGAAATTAGTGAAATAA
- a CDS encoding dipeptide epimerase, with translation MATIIQTEVYKFNVPLKAPFITAFGKEENAENIVVVIRTDKGISGFGECNPFLPINGESIDTCYSVARYFATLLKGANALKIEDCLAKMDHFIYANQSIKSAFDMALHDIASQWAGLPLYKFLGGKKNKDLYTDYTVSIGEVKKMVYDAIKIKSDGYPAIKIKVGEGADPDIERVKAIRAAVGKDIPLRLDANQGWTPEDAKTILKALKKEGIQYCEEPIARKHFHELKKLRKNSPIPIMADESCCDHLDARMLIEMEACDKFNIKVGKAGSLQIARKILKQAEKAGMECQIGAFMESRLGMTAFGHLALSSSAVKYCDFDTPLMHAEDYVTGGINYHENGRMTMPETPGLGASIEIEILKKMEGFVA, from the coding sequence ATGGCCACGATCATTCAGACGGAAGTCTATAAATTCAACGTCCCGCTCAAAGCTCCTTTTATCACCGCATTTGGAAAGGAAGAGAATGCAGAGAATATCGTAGTTGTCATTCGCACCGACAAAGGTATCAGTGGATTTGGCGAGTGTAACCCCTTTCTGCCGATCAATGGCGAAAGCATTGATACCTGCTACTCCGTGGCCCGCTATTTCGCCACCTTGCTCAAAGGCGCCAATGCCCTGAAGATCGAAGACTGTCTGGCGAAGATGGACCATTTTATATACGCCAATCAAAGCATCAAAAGTGCTTTTGACATGGCGCTTCATGATATTGCTTCCCAATGGGCGGGTCTACCGCTGTATAAATTTTTGGGTGGCAAAAAGAATAAAGACCTCTATACTGACTATACCGTAAGCATCGGTGAAGTAAAAAAAATGGTTTATGATGCCATCAAGATAAAATCAGATGGCTATCCGGCCATCAAGATCAAAGTGGGTGAAGGTGCTGACCCAGATATTGAACGGGTAAAAGCCATTCGCGCCGCCGTTGGCAAGGATATCCCCCTCCGGCTCGATGCCAACCAGGGTTGGACCCCCGAAGATGCAAAAACGATATTAAAAGCATTGAAAAAAGAGGGTATCCAGTATTGTGAGGAGCCGATCGCCCGAAAACATTTTCATGAATTAAAGAAACTCAGAAAGAATTCTCCCATCCCGATCATGGCAGATGAAAGCTGCTGTGATCATCTTGATGCCCGTATGCTCATTGAGATGGAAGCCTGTGATAAATTCAATATCAAGGTTGGGAAAGCGGGTAGCCTGCAAATTGCCCGTAAGATCCTTAAGCAGGCCGAAAAAGCGGGAATGGAATGTCAGATCGGTGCCTTTATGGAATCCCGGTTAGGCATGACCGCCTTTGGACACCTGGCCTTGAGCAGCTCAGCGGTAAAATATTGTGATTTTGATACTCCGCTCATGCACGCCGAAGATTATGTCACCGGCGGAATTAACTATCATGAAAACGGACGCATGACCATGCCGGAAACACCGGGCCTTGGAGCAAGTATTGAAATAGAGATTTTGAAAAAAATGGAAGGGTTTGTGGCATGA
- a CDS encoding DNA-3-methyladenine glycosylase 2 family protein, which produces MEAIAHLSKDRKLKRLINTYGPLAPTRRRNIYLHLCYSIMSQQLSTRVAAVLQDRFIKLYGGKSPSAQAIVDTPFETLRGIGLSNAKTLYIQNVARFELEKGMSHTRLNKMSNEEVIEYLTEIKGVGRWTVEMLLMFSLGREDLFALDDLGLQNAMIDLYKLDGSDRKKLKGEIERIAQKWAPYRTYACLYLWRWKDGE; this is translated from the coding sequence ATGGAGGCAATCGCACATCTTTCAAAAGACCGGAAGCTTAAGAGATTAATCAATACCTATGGTCCACTGGCCCCCACCAGGCGTAGAAATATCTATCTGCACCTCTGTTACTCCATCATGAGTCAACAGCTCTCCACCCGGGTGGCGGCAGTGTTGCAGGACCGCTTTATTAAACTTTATGGCGGAAAATCGCCCAGTGCGCAGGCTATTGTAGATACGCCATTTGAAACTTTGCGGGGTATTGGGTTGAGCAATGCCAAAACACTCTATATCCAGAATGTGGCCCGGTTTGAACTGGAAAAAGGAATGTCACATACCCGGTTGAACAAAATGAGTAATGAGGAGGTCATTGAATACCTGACCGAAATTAAGGGAGTAGGAAGATGGACGGTGGAGATGTTACTGATGTTTTCGTTGGGACGGGAAGACCTTTTTGCATTGGATGACCTGGGTTTGCAGAACGCCATGATCGATCTGTATAAACTGGATGGGTCGGATAGAAAAAAATTGAAAGGGGAGATTGAGCGAATAGCGCAAAAATGGGCGCCTTACAGAACGTATGCGTGTTTGTATTTGTGGCGTTGGAAAGACGGGGAATAA
- a CDS encoding T9SS type A sorting domain-containing protein, protein MRKYLPSILIGLILLAGFSFFKNPARQLPPAPTEGDENQKKREKYFELIHRAAPGTDWRMIEQSNDQESRAWRQTYLSNRGARVNDDVFANGQVQGNWEERGSDNQAGNVKAVAYDSLTDNLYVVSAGGSLWKRTLTNGSWTLQNNIFRFRDAVINLVHKPDNSERLLLFANNQVYYTDNEGLTMNASTGISFPVAWGGNTIVAMTAVNDANKSIYCLAYLWDNVPWAPRYWLYRSTDLGQTFTKIHTFDHGTDGQLSMTKMYNTNQVYFLDGKSVTGNIVLSTVNGATVTTINSVPNSESGKKCILKATYAGGAAVFYALFENKRLYQSINDGATWTLQSTLTETAWDRLEVSNEDPQKVYYGGVDAYRSLNGGLSFTKVNVWSEYYANPQSKLHADIMEIAHFRKAGGSSFLIINNHGGCYVSTDGMVTNTNLSMSGLRTAQYYDVITDQRQPNRLFAGSQDQGFQRNLTATTPGVLEFTQVISGDYGYLALTGTPHHLWTQYPGGALYYYDNPTGGLSSTWTMPGSQLPNYGWMIPVVNTAFSETENEVWMAGGNTSGGTGSYLSKLKASTSAPFAINATQLAYNFRANSNTGNGGITAVEASRIDPNRIYVATEDGAFFTTSDAGGSWTKTASFNGPTPWYLYGSSIYSSRFNPNLVWLAGSGYSNPPVYKSTNGGQSFTSISTGLPSTLVYEIVANPDETLLFAATEAGPYVYVVADNQWYSMTSAINPTQSYVTVEYIQSSNTVRFGTYGMGIWDFKLSNALPAAPVVTTTGSAIFCQGGTITLTSSASSGNQWYKNGSVIAGATANTYQATETGYYTVKTTVNSVTSYASSPLYVQVTALPPTPTISFTGATNFCQGGSLTLNSSSATGNQWYRDNVVITGATNTSLTVTNGGSYTVRVNAGTCFSPVSNAMAITVNAVPTQPTITQVGTSLQSSSASGNQWYTNGNPIAGATGQTYTPPASGNFSVQVTSNGCTSPMSSDFNFLITAINSPVLERNIKIWPNPAVNDLFITYQNNTHPMELRVYALNGMAVSGPMNFTSRIDIDTRGWARGAYVIVIRDKKTNEQLRKMISNQ, encoded by the coding sequence ATGAGAAAATATTTACCATCCATTCTGATCGGCCTTATCCTTTTAGCCGGATTTTCATTTTTTAAAAACCCTGCCAGGCAGCTGCCTCCCGCACCTACCGAGGGGGATGAGAATCAAAAGAAAAGAGAAAAGTATTTTGAGTTGATCCATCGTGCCGCACCGGGTACTGACTGGCGTATGATCGAACAGTCAAATGACCAGGAGAGCAGGGCATGGCGGCAAACATACCTGAGCAATCGTGGTGCTCGTGTCAATGATGATGTATTTGCCAATGGCCAGGTACAAGGTAACTGGGAAGAAAGAGGGAGTGATAACCAGGCGGGGAATGTAAAAGCCGTTGCCTATGATTCCTTGACTGATAATCTCTATGTGGTGAGTGCAGGAGGAAGTTTGTGGAAACGGACCCTGACCAATGGCAGCTGGACCCTGCAAAACAATATTTTCCGTTTTCGTGATGCCGTGATCAACCTGGTACACAAACCCGATAATTCAGAACGGCTTCTTCTTTTTGCGAACAACCAGGTCTATTATACCGATAATGAAGGATTGACCATGAACGCCTCAACGGGAATCAGTTTCCCTGTAGCCTGGGGCGGAAATACCATCGTAGCCATGACTGCGGTGAATGATGCCAATAAAAGTATTTATTGTCTGGCCTATTTATGGGACAATGTTCCCTGGGCGCCCCGGTACTGGTTGTACCGCTCTACAGATCTTGGACAAACATTTACCAAGATCCACACCTTTGATCATGGTACCGATGGTCAGTTATCGATGACCAAGATGTATAACACCAACCAGGTTTATTTTCTGGATGGCAAATCCGTAACCGGAAATATTGTTCTCTCTACCGTGAATGGTGCTACGGTCACTACCATCAATTCTGTACCCAATAGTGAATCAGGTAAAAAATGTATCCTCAAAGCGACCTATGCCGGTGGTGCGGCAGTGTTTTATGCGTTGTTTGAAAACAAGCGGTTGTATCAGTCCATCAATGATGGTGCTACCTGGACCCTGCAAAGCACGCTTACCGAAACGGCCTGGGACAGGTTGGAGGTTTCCAATGAGGATCCCCAGAAAGTATATTATGGCGGAGTTGATGCCTACCGGAGTTTGAATGGTGGATTGAGTTTTACCAAGGTGAATGTATGGTCGGAGTATTATGCCAACCCACAGAGCAAATTGCATGCAGATATCATGGAGATCGCTCATTTCCGCAAGGCAGGAGGCAGCTCGTTTTTGATCATCAATAATCATGGTGGATGTTATGTGTCGACCGATGGCATGGTGACCAATACCAACCTGAGCATGTCTGGATTGCGTACGGCCCAATATTATGATGTGATCACCGATCAGCGTCAACCCAATCGGTTGTTTGCCGGTTCGCAGGACCAGGGCTTTCAACGAAACCTTACCGCTACCACACCTGGTGTACTTGAATTTACCCAGGTAATCAGTGGCGACTATGGATATCTCGCTTTGACGGGAACGCCTCATCACTTATGGACACAATACCCGGGAGGCGCACTATACTATTATGATAACCCAACCGGGGGATTATCTTCCACCTGGACCATGCCCGGAAGTCAACTCCCCAATTATGGCTGGATGATACCGGTAGTGAATACAGCTTTTTCAGAAACGGAAAATGAAGTATGGATGGCCGGTGGAAATACATCCGGAGGTACGGGTTCCTATTTATCCAAACTCAAAGCTTCCACAAGCGCGCCTTTTGCCATCAATGCTACGCAGTTGGCCTATAATTTCCGCGCCAATTCAAATACCGGAAACGGAGGCATTACCGCCGTTGAAGCGTCTCGTATCGATCCCAACCGAATTTACGTTGCTACCGAAGATGGCGCCTTTTTCACCACATCGGATGCAGGCGGATCATGGACAAAGACTGCCTCTTTCAATGGACCCACTCCCTGGTACCTGTATGGTTCAAGTATTTATTCTTCCCGGTTTAACCCAAACCTGGTTTGGTTGGCAGGTAGTGGATACTCCAATCCGCCCGTGTATAAGTCAACAAACGGAGGACAAAGTTTTACTTCCATCAGCACAGGCCTGCCTTCTACCCTGGTGTATGAGATCGTAGCCAATCCCGATGAGACCTTACTTTTTGCGGCTACTGAAGCCGGTCCCTATGTATATGTGGTGGCCGATAATCAATGGTACTCCATGACAAGTGCGATAAATCCCACTCAGTCCTATGTTACGGTAGAGTATATCCAGTCCAGCAATACGGTTCGCTTTGGTACCTATGGTATGGGGATTTGGGATTTTAAACTCAGCAATGCCCTGCCTGCCGCACCTGTAGTAACAACAACGGGCTCAGCTATTTTTTGTCAGGGAGGAACGATAACGCTGACCTCCTCGGCTTCTTCGGGAAATCAATGGTATAAAAATGGGTCAGTGATTGCAGGCGCCACTGCCAATACTTACCAGGCAACAGAGACCGGATACTATACGGTAAAAACCACGGTGAACAGTGTGACCAGTTATGCCTCTTCACCCCTCTATGTTCAGGTAACTGCTTTGCCACCTACACCCACCATTTCGTTTACAGGGGCTACGAATTTCTGTCAGGGAGGATCCCTTACGCTCAATTCTTCTTCCGCCACCGGAAACCAATGGTACAGGGATAATGTGGTGATCACGGGTGCCACCAATACCAGTCTTACGGTAACCAATGGGGGTTCCTATACCGTCAGGGTAAATGCAGGTACATGTTTTTCACCTGTTTCCAATGCGATGGCTATTACGGTCAATGCTGTTCCGACACAACCCACTATAACACAGGTGGGCACTTCGCTGCAATCTTCTTCAGCCAGTGGTAACCAGTGGTACACCAATGGTAACCCGATCGCTGGCGCTACAGGTCAAACCTATACGCCCCCTGCTTCGGGTAATTTTTCTGTACAAGTGACCAGCAATGGGTGTACCAGTCCCATGTCTAGTGATTTTAATTTCCTCATCACGGCCATCAATTCACCAGTGCTCGAACGAAATATTAAAATCTGGCCCAATCCGGCTGTCAATGATCTTTTTATTACGTATCAAAATAACACACATCCGATGGAACTGCGGGTATATGCCCTGAATGGGATGGCTGTGAGTGGACCGATGAACTTTACCAGCCGAATTGATATTGATACACGTGGCTGGGCACGCGGGGCCTATGTGATCGTGATCCGGGATAAGAAAACAAATGAGCAATTGCGAAAGATGATCAGTAATCAATAG
- a CDS encoding response regulator transcription factor: MRVVIAEDELPAVERLHTLIKDFDPTIQIVASLDSVEDLVQWLKVHPHPDLLLLDIHLSDGHSFEIFRRINYTGPVIFTTAFDQYALEAFKVFSIDYILKPVSRESLARAIQKFRTITGVQASPDYARLVEALKKPNYKDRFLGKSGSKLYFIEADEVAYFQADNKIVYLVDKKGNKFIVNHTLDKLQDELDPRQFFRLSRRVIVRISAIEHVKPYYNNRLKVAVKGNGEDRSEDLVISRERVAEFRNWAAGQC, encoded by the coding sequence ATGCGAGTGGTCATAGCCGAAGATGAGTTACCGGCGGTAGAGCGTTTGCATACGCTGATAAAGGACTTTGATCCCACGATTCAGATCGTAGCATCGCTGGATAGTGTAGAAGATCTGGTGCAATGGTTGAAGGTACACCCACACCCGGATCTGTTGTTGCTTGACATTCATTTGTCTGACGGGCATAGTTTTGAGATTTTCCGCCGCATCAATTATACCGGTCCCGTTATTTTCACTACCGCTTTTGATCAATATGCGCTGGAAGCCTTTAAGGTTTTCAGTATCGATTATATTCTAAAGCCTGTAAGTCGCGAATCCCTGGCAAGGGCCATTCAAAAATTCAGGACGATCACGGGTGTTCAGGCCTCTCCTGATTATGCCCGTCTGGTGGAAGCGTTGAAGAAGCCAAATTACAAAGACCGATTTCTGGGTAAATCCGGGTCTAAACTCTATTTCATTGAAGCGGATGAAGTGGCCTATTTTCAGGCAGACAACAAGATCGTTTACCTCGTGGATAAAAAGGGTAACAAATTCATTGTCAACCATACGCTTGACAAATTGCAGGATGAACTGGATCCCCGCCAGTTCTTTCGGTTAAGCCGTCGCGTTATTGTGCGAATCTCCGCCATTGAGCATGTAAAGCCCTATTACAATAACCGCTTGAAAGTAGCGGTGAAAGGAAATGGGGAAGATCGGTCAGAGGACCTGGTTATCAGTCGCGAACGTGTGGCTGAATTTAGAAATTGGGCCGCCGGTCAATGCTGA